From one Anopheles cruzii chromosome 3, idAnoCruzAS_RS32_06, whole genome shotgun sequence genomic stretch:
- the LOC128273165 gene encoding alpha-ketoglutarate-dependent dioxygenase alkB homolog 4 has translation MDYPRPCGCKGRRTCLSCEAELGILRSDFYTTFQHSDSYVYCPLCSKIYPGWDVEKVMNEHSAVPSHRGTAGEEYGGVYIDLNFLSMEEETQLLDALDEMPWDVSQSGRRKQNFGPKTNFKKTRLKAGQFAGFPRSTEFVQRRFANVPLLATFQTIEQCSLEYDPERGASIDPHIDDCWIWGERIVTVNLLSDSVLTMSLHRNADGKSKYNLNFVDQYRDRLLAELVDEQTLASYENRIVRIPMPRRSLLVLYGPPRYQWEHSVLREDICDRRVCLAYREFTPTYLQGGSDFSQSEVIFERAKQFWDHRTETVAS, from the exons ATGGACTACCCACGACCTTGCGGTTGTAAGGGACGCCGAACTTGTTTAAGCTGTGAAGCAGAGTTAGGGATTCTTCGGAGCGATTTCTACACCACATTTCAG cACTCCGATTCCTACGTGTATTGCCCACTTTGCTCTAAGATCTATCCCGGTTGGGACGTTGAAAAGGTTATGAACGAACACTCGGCAGTTCCCAGCCACCGGGGAACCGCCGGAGAAGAATACGGCGGCGTGTACATTGACCTGAACTTTCTGTCCATGGAGGAGGAAACGCAGCTGCTGGATGCTTTAGACGAGATGCCTTGGGATGTGTCGCAAAGTGGAcgaaggaagcaaaactttgGTCCGAAGACCAATTTTAAAAAGACCCGTTTAAAGGCAGGCCAATTTGCGGGTTTTCCCCGATCGACGGAATTTGTGCAACGGAGGTTCGCGAACGTTCCCCTGTTGGCCACGTTTCAAACTATAGAACAGTGCTCGCTAGAGTACGACCCGGAGCGGGGTGCTTCGATCGATCCGCACATCGACGATTGTTGGATTTGGGGCGAACGTATCGTGACCGTCAACCTGCTGAGCGACTCCGTACTGACGATGTCCCTCCACAGGAATGCCGATGGAAAATCAAAGTATAATCTGAACTTTGTGGACCAATACCGAGACCGTCTGTTGGCTGAGCTAGTCGACGAGCAAACGTTGGCTTCCTACGAAAATCGGATCGTGCGCATTCCGATGCCGAG GCGCTCGTTGCTCGTACTTTACGGACCACCGCGTTACCAGTGGGAACACTCGGTGCTGCGCGAAGACATTTGCGATCGGCGCGTTTGCTTGGCCTACCGGGAGTTTACACCAACGTATCTGCAGGGTGGAAGTGACTTTAGTCAAAGTGAAGTGATTTTTGAACGAGCCAAACAGTTCTGGGATCATCGGACGGAGACCGTGGCTAGTTAG
- the LOC128272891 gene encoding recombination repair protein 1 gives MKEIESDPATAEPEVVNELSDAKEESEHLHQAEPDVEPTENTAKGKGRARQAAVKKPKLKEMKETESDPATEEPEVVNELSVVNGAKKTTKSRRLSKAKEPRSEETDEAEGERVTPSIAKSKAKTTVQRKATKSAKTQDGDGTTKESKTRRALKKESSKEPTANGKSAAASSENGSPESKKSAPSAKGKLSTVLEVDETSASVTKFRKGRGKAKEIIPEAPPSEIEKPKKGRGKTKVPETPQTNENDNVVANELPEEEKPPKGRGKAKAKASEPPLKDELVSKRKRKGKEPSPSKQIADFTEPTTKPTARGKKKLEASSVDASDALPGEPSVETGANGTSESTANAAAPTNGVTQRKRRKVAEVDSEETPALKVSAKDKKTSAPKMNKCSTDYTGLNFALEKDALWNYKISSWNLAGLRSWVGKGGLQFIEHEQPDILCLQETKCTEDQLPDEARHIPGYHPYWLCKPGGYAGVAIYSRKMPIYVTYGLGDDEQDQDGRLLTAEYEKFYLVCVYVPNAGNKLVTLPKRMRWDEKFHQYLQELDRKKPVILCGDMNVAHEEIDLANPKTNRKSAGFTQEERDGMTQLLSYGFVDTFRKLYPERKAAYTFWTYMGGARAKNVGWRLDYFIVSERLADKVTDNVMRTQVYGSDHCPVTLFLNL, from the exons atgaaagaaattGAGTCAGATCCAGCAaccgcggaaccggaagtagTGAACGAGTTGAGTGATGCGAAGGAAGAATCTGAGCATCTACACCAGGCTGAGCCTGATGTGGAACCAACCGAAAACACCGCAAAGGGTAAGGGTAGAGCAAGACAGGCTGCAGTTAAAAAGCCCAAACtcaaagagatgaaagaaacTGAATCAGATCCAGCAACCGAGGAACCGGAAGTAGTGAACGAGTTGAGCGTTGTGAATGGAGCGAAAAAGACAACGAAATCACGTCGTCTGTCAAAGGCTAAAGAACCAAGGTCAGAGGAAACCGATGAAGCGGAAGGAGAACGCGTAACACCATCTATTGCAAAATCCAAAGCGAAGACCACTGTTCAAAGGAAGGCGACAAAGTCAGCCAAAACGCAGGATGGCGATGGAACAacgaaagaaagtaaaacaagGCGAGCATTAAAAAAAGAGAGTTCGAAGGAACCGACAGCTAATGGAaaatctgctgctgcgtcgtcGGAAAACGGATCGCCTGAGTCGAAGAAATCGGCACCATCAgccaaaggaaaactttctacAGTTCTCGAAGTTGACGAAACAAGCGCGTCGGTGACGAAATTCAGAAAAGGTCGCGGAAAAGCTAAAG AAATCATCCCAGAAGCGCCGCCGTCTGAGATTGAgaaacccaaaaaaggacgTGGCAAAACTAAGG TTCCAGAAACGCCTCAAACTAACGAAAATGATAACGTCGTGGCCAATGAACTACCAGAGGAAGAGAAGCCCCCGAAAGGGCGTGGAAAGGCTAAGG CAAAAGCCTCCGAGCCTCCCTTGAAGGATGAACTTGTTTCGAAGCGCAAACGGAAGGGAAAAgaaccgtcgccgtcgaagcAGATTGCGGATTTTACAGAACCGACTACCAAGCCTACTGCTCGCGGAAAGAAAAAGCTTGAAGCATCTTCTGTGGATGCGTCTGACG CACTCCCAGGAGAACCTTCAGTCGAAACCGGAGCTAATGGGACTTCGGAATCAACTgcaaatgctgctgctcctaCTAATGGAG TAACACAGCGAAAAAGACGCAAAGTCGCTGAGGTGGATAGTGAAGAAACACCAGCACTGAAGGTATCTGCGAAGGACAAAAAAACATCGGCCCCAAAGATGAACAAATGCTCCACCGATTACACTGGGCTCAACTTTGCCCTGGAGAAGGACGCCCTGTGGAATTACAAAATCTCGAGCTGGAATCTAGCCGGACTGCGTAGCTGGGTGGGCAAGGGAGGTCTACAGTTCATCGAGCACGAACAACCGGACATATTGTGCTTGCAGGAGACGAAGTGTACCGAAGATCAGCTCCCGGACGAAGCTCGCCACATTCCGGGTTATCACCCGTACTGGCTGTGCAAACCGGGAGGCTACGCAGGCGTGGCCATTTACTCTCGCAAAATGCCAATTTACGTGACATACGGTTTGGGCGATGACGAGCAAGATCAGGACGGTCGCTTGCTGACCGCGGAGTACGAGAAGTTTTATCTGGTGTGCGTGTACGTTCCGAATGCCGGCAACAAACTGGTAACACTGCCGAAGCGCATGCGGTGGGACGAAAAGTTTCACCAATACCTGCAGGAGCTGGACCGAAAAAAGCCGGTCATACTGTGCGGAGACATGAATGTGGCGCACGAGGAGATTGATTTGGCGAACCCAAAAACCAACCGCAAAAGCGCCGGATTCACACAGGAAGAAAGGGACGGTATGACTCAGTTGCTGTCTTACGGGTTTGTAGACACGTTCCGCAAGCTGTACCCGGAGCGCAAGGCCGCCTATACCTTCTGGACGTACATGGGTGGGGCCCGGGCCAAGAACGTAGGGTGGCGTCTGGATTATTTCATCGTTTCCGAACGGCTGGCGGATAAAGTGACCGATAACGTCATGCGAACCCAGGTGTACGGAAGTGACCACTGTCCCGTTACTTTGTTTTTAAATCTTTAA
- the LOC128273623 gene encoding transmembrane protein 53-B, protein MSATYGARMESEYPLDDTLEYFIKFPSPNFRSDTQTAESDYVFVCNETNVPIVLLLGWAGCQDKYLMKYSKIYEDRGLITIRYTAPVENLFWKRAAMHQIGEKILKLIYDMNFDSHPLIFHVFSNGGAFLYQHIAVALRRSKAPINVCGMIFDSAPGDRRILGLYRAIAAIYGKERRCNVLLSALMALAAMILWTFDDVFNYIMNFLRPRGYEVQTNPSHNLKYESNAWPQLFLYSKEDRLIPYTDVEKFANYRSRCGVDVRMVCFERSEHVKHYIRHPQQYIYTVCKFINDCLSNYYSKFHN, encoded by the exons ATGTCGGCTACCTACGGGGCAAGGATGGAATCGGAGTATCCGCTCGACGATACACTAGAGTATTTCATCAAATTTCCTTCGCCCAACTTCCGGAGTGATACACAAACGGCCGAGAGCGACTACGTGTTTGTTTGCAACGAAACCAACGTACCCATCGTACTGCTGCTTGGTTGGGCCGGGTGCCAGGATAAGTACTTGATGAAGTACTCCAAAATCTACGAAGATCGAGG TCTCATCACTATTCGTTACACGGCtccggtggaaaatttgttcTGGAAACGCGCGGCCATGCACCAGATCGGGGAGAAAATTTTGAAGCTGATATACGACATGAACTTCGACAGCCATCCGTTGATATTTCACGTTTTCTCCAACGGTGGCGCGTTTTTGTACCAACATATTGCGGTGGCGCTGAGGCGCTCCAAAGCACCGATCAACGTGTGCGGCATGATCTTCGATTCGGCCCCCGGTGACCGGCGCATCTTGGGGTTGTATCGTGCCATCGCTGCTATTTACGGGAAGGAACGACGGTGCAATGTGCTCCTATCAGCTCTGATGGCCCTCGCTGCCATGATACTGTGGACGTTTGAT gACGTTTTCAATTACATTATGAATTTTTTAAGGCCACGTGGCTACGAAGTACAAACGAATCCGTCGCACAATCTCAAGTATGAGAGTAACGCATGGCCACAGTTATTTCTTTACTCCAAGGAAGACCGGTTAATACCTTACACC GATGTAGAAAAATTTGCCAACTATCGAAGTCGATGTGGCGTGGACGTGCGGATGGTTTGTTTCGAACGCTCGGAACACGTGAAGCACTACATTCGCCACCCGCAGCAGTACATCTACACCGTGTGCAAGTTTATCAACGATTGTTTATCGAACTACTATAGTAAATTTCATAACTAA
- the LOC128273667 gene encoding uncharacterized protein LOC128273667 — protein MKRYVLDLSNLFSDHRQKVCIAHRDKWSTIRSLIHTLKQLFAIEPELVVLSGDGVYYPETENISILRDNETLKVLLLNTNELHTRSAGAERHTVAIDTTADHSQIEEIESILSSLPTPKRRRVRKRKAKQAGIDEDQASASKATLPKKKPQADEHLENDDQERIVPVDDKVLKHTLKLKQKQSEDELPYRNLNLVMKARVVRALSPTVPNPLHNGNHRTDEDRTSAEDTNNDEILPKELSYTQPCTNSLKPRVVRALSEENTVEVKQEQIEKRSNDTSSGDAVHNTESEANNSSTTPTLMTAESVGSVADETSVDNGEITIVFSDISL, from the exons ATGAAAAGATATGTGTTAGATTTAAGTAACTTATTTTCGGACCATCGACAGAAAGTGTGCATTGCACACAGGGACAAATGGAGCACGATTCGTTCTTTAATTCACACATTGAAACAGCTTTTTGCGATCGAGCCCGAGCTCGTCGTGTTATCTGGTGACGGTGTGTACTATCCGGAGACGGAAAATATTTCCATTCTACGGGACAACGAGACCCTTAA AGTTCTGTTGCTAAATACAAACGAGTTACACACCCGATCTGCTGGTGCGGAACGACATACAGTGGCCATCGACACAACCGCAGACCACAGTCAGATCGAGgaaatcgaatcaattttATCGAGTTTGCCTACTCCAAAGCGACGGCGTGTTCGGAAACGTAAAGCCAAACAGGCGGGCATCGATGAGGATCAGGCGTCTGCTTCGAAGGCTacgttgccaaaaaaaaagccacaaGCCGACGAGCATCTTGAAAACGATGACCAGGAACGAATAGTGCCTGTGGATGATAAAGTTCTAAAGCATACGCTTAAGCTGAAGCAGAAGCAAAGCGAAGACGAACTACCGTACAGAAATTTAAACCTCGTAATGAAGGCTAGAGTTGTGCGGGCCCTTTCGCCAACGGTACCCAACCCTCTGCACAACGGAAACCATAGAACGGATGAAGACCGTACAAGCGCAGAAGACACAAATAACGACGAAATATTGCCCAAAGAACTATCTTACACGCAGCCCTGCACAAACAGCTTAAAACCTAGAGTGGTGCGTGCACTTTCCGAAGAAAACACGGTCGAAGTAAAGCAagaacaaattgaaaaacgtTCCAACGATACGAGCTCTGGTGATGCGGTTCACAATACCGAATCCGAAGCAAACAATTCATCTACAACCCCAACTCTGATGACGGCCGAATCCGTCGGCAGTGTTGCAGACGAAACCAGCGTTGACAACGGGGAGATAACGATCGTCTTTTCGGACATTTCTCTCTGA
- the LOC128275485 gene encoding thioredoxin-2-like: MVYLVKDSNDFNNKLESAGDQLVVVDFFATWCGPCKVIAPKLEEFQNKYADKVVILKVDVDECEDLAAQYNISSMPTFLFIKRKQVVQQFSGANAEKLENQIESLIA, from the exons ATGGTGTACCTTGTGAAAGATTCC AATGACTTCAACAACAAGCTGGAATCGGCCGGCGACcaactggtggtggtggacttCTTCGCTACCTGGTGCGGTCCGTGCAAGGTAATCGCGCCGAAACTTGAAGAGTTCCAAAACAAGTACGCCGACAAGGTGGTTATCCTGAAGGTGGACGTGGACGAGTGCGAGGATCTGGCCGCCCAATACAACATTTCCAGCATGCCCACCTTCTTGTTCATCAAGCGAAAGCAGGTGGTGCAGCAGTTCTCGGGTGCCAATGCCGAGAAGCTGGAAAACCAAATTGAGAGCCTGATCGCCTAA
- the LOC128272683 gene encoding protein rolling stone-like, translating to MTGTFVESCKNELKVRNCGFAHLPAEEFVKSQWQTRTKSIFFLLYRMALAIFFTGVVINSMVVAAETAHFGKYFIYLTHWGILLCMVTTVMGAVLVKVWHFHPEYSETVCGSDEMPTIFKFYWMVHNITLVLSICITIIYWAILHNDTMTVDANNILIHACNCVFMFLDLIIVAYPVRLWHVVQPIAFGLIYCTFSVIYHAAGGTDLFGRPYIYNVLDWNEPGKAMVTVVGTILLAMLVHILMFAIYKLRVKIYSRYFGGKPIIPTNSTLQLQTGKVDHGISMVYGNDNKGFTIGERY from the exons ATGACCGGCACGTTTGTGGAGTCTTGCAAAAATGAGCTTAAAGTGCGCAACTGTGGCTTCGCCCATTTGCCGGCGGAAGAGTTCGTCAAGTCTCAG TGGCAAACACGGACCAAGTCGATCTTCTTCTTGCTGTACCGGATGGCGCTGGCGATCTTCTTCACCGGGGTTGTCATCAACTCGATGGTAGTGGCCGCCGAAACGGCACACTTTGGTAAATACTTCATTTACCTCACGCACTGGGGCATACTGCTGTGCATGGTCACGACCGTGATGGGCGCGGTCCTGGTGAAGGTCTGGCACTTCCATCCGGAATACTCGG AAACGGTTTGCGGCTCCGACGAGATGCCAACGATCTTCAAGTTCTACTGGATGGTACACAACATCACCCTGGTTCTCTCCATttgcatcaccatcatctACTGGGCGATACTTCACAATG ACACAATGACAGTCGATGCGAACAACATCCTGATCCATGCCTGCAATTGCGTGTTCATGTTTCTCGATCTGATCATCGTGGCCTACCCGGTGCGCCTGTGGCACGTGGTGCAACCGATCGCGTTCGGGCTGATCTACTGCACATTCTCGGTCATCTACCACGCAGCGGGCGGCACAGACCT ATTCGGGCGGCCTTACATCTACAACGTGCTCGATTGGAACGAACCCGGAAAAGCGATGGTCACGGTGGTGGGCACAATCCTGCTGGCGATGCTGGTCCACATACTGATGTTCGCTATCTACAAGCTTCGGGTGAAGATCTACTCGCGCTACTTTGGCGGTAAACCGATCATCCCCACCAACTCGACCCTACAGCTGCAAACCGGCAAAGTGGACCACGGCATTTCGATGGTGTACGGAAACGACAACAAGGGATTCACGATCGGTGAGAGGTACTGA